In Pedobacter heparinus DSM 2366, the following are encoded in one genomic region:
- a CDS encoding glycoside hydrolase family 28 protein, translating into MIIFLGFIYSCRTEKNFNILDFGAVRDGKTLNTAAIQKAIDECSKKGGRVVIPKGVYLSGTLYMKSNVELHIEEGAILKGSASFKDYPDNKVTYKNAFTHFEDGKLYANKAFIFAENVSNISFTGKGTINGSGDSPEFNLGNDDTSISRSRPCMLLIIDSKHIKLNDLTLENSAYWLQNYLGCEFLELKGLKIYNQSNYNQDGMDIDAKHVLVEGCTLDVDDDGICFKSHDPKRIVEDVVVRNCKISSNCNAIKFGTKSMAGLKNVSISNCNIQKASADPIRHWQKTLKFIDQPITVISGIALEAVDGGIIDSISIFNITMKDVQTPLFIVLGNRGNKPMGDKNFYNTSAGNTAQQAVGKISNIQLKNIKATSHSKMASSITAFPGHYIENITLDNIAFNIMGAGTQQEAITPLIENPGAYPENRMYGLAYPASGFFIRHVKNLSLNHIKLSVRKPDYRSSIILDDVLGVNISNVNLPVPEGNTAAIGLKNSKNIKVINPVFKSENQPLIQLDGTAEPEIAIAGFKKYKGWLTSL; encoded by the coding sequence ATGATAATATTTCTTGGATTCATTTATAGTTGCAGGACTGAGAAAAACTTTAATATACTTGACTTTGGAGCCGTCCGGGACGGGAAGACCTTAAACACCGCCGCTATTCAAAAGGCAATAGATGAATGTAGCAAAAAGGGCGGACGGGTTGTAATTCCGAAAGGTGTTTACCTGTCAGGTACTTTATACATGAAAAGCAATGTAGAACTACATATTGAGGAAGGGGCGATACTTAAAGGCAGCGCTTCTTTTAAAGATTATCCTGACAACAAAGTGACCTACAAAAATGCCTTTACACATTTTGAAGACGGAAAACTTTATGCTAATAAAGCATTTATTTTTGCGGAAAATGTGAGTAACATCTCGTTTACTGGTAAGGGAACTATTAACGGCAGTGGCGACAGTCCCGAATTTAATCTTGGAAATGACGATACGTCTATAAGCCGTTCAAGACCCTGCATGTTGCTAATTATTGACAGCAAGCACATTAAGCTGAATGATTTGACTTTAGAGAACTCAGCATACTGGCTACAAAACTATCTGGGCTGTGAATTTCTTGAGCTAAAAGGTTTAAAGATTTATAACCAGTCAAACTATAATCAGGATGGAATGGATATTGACGCCAAACACGTACTGGTAGAAGGCTGTACCTTAGATGTTGATGATGATGGTATTTGTTTTAAAAGTCATGATCCGAAACGAATTGTAGAAGATGTGGTGGTCCGAAACTGTAAGATATCCAGTAACTGCAATGCCATTAAATTTGGCACCAAATCTATGGCCGGATTAAAAAATGTCAGCATATCAAATTGCAATATACAGAAAGCCTCTGCTGACCCCATCAGACATTGGCAAAAGACATTAAAATTTATAGACCAACCCATAACGGTAATTTCAGGCATTGCACTTGAAGCTGTAGACGGAGGTATAATTGACAGCATCAGCATTTTTAATATCACGATGAAAGACGTACAAACACCCCTATTTATTGTATTGGGTAATAGAGGTAATAAGCCAATGGGCGATAAGAATTTCTACAATACCTCTGCAGGCAATACAGCACAACAAGCTGTAGGAAAAATAAGTAATATTCAGCTTAAAAATATCAAGGCGACAAGTCATAGCAAAATGGCCAGTTCTATAACAGCATTTCCAGGCCATTACATAGAAAATATAACACTAGACAACATTGCATTTAACATTATGGGAGCAGGAACCCAACAGGAAGCCATTACCCCATTGATAGAGAACCCGGGTGCATATCCAGAAAACAGGATGTACGGACTGGCCTATCCTGCAAGCGGATTTTTTATACGGCATGTAAAAAACCTATCTTTAAATCACATCAAATTAAGTGTCAGAAAACCCGATTATCGTTCATCTATAATTTTGGATGACGTATTGGGAGTTAACATAAGCAATGTAAATTTACCGGTGCCTGAAGGAAACACCGCTGCTATTGGTTTAAAAAACAGTAAGAATATAAAAGTCATCAATCCTGTTTTTAAATCTGAAAACCAACCATTGATACAACTAGATGGCACAGCTGAACCTGAAATTGCCATTGCCGGGTTTAAAAAATATAAAGGATGGCTAACGTCTTTATAA
- a CDS encoding glycoside hydrolase family 88/105 protein, with the protein MVKKVSGVMIACLLCVAAAAKVNIPANSDSVLKMMSKVANWQMKEWEEGRIIKLPKTEWENAAMYTGFVALKQIDNRPAYDRFLYNIGEELKWNTGKVRLFADDYAIAQMYTAMYMEHRAPKMIAKWMALADTIVNKQFNEPLMVVPGINHREWAWCDALFMGPPGMAMLSKATGDPRYLKKADTLWWKTSGYLYDRKESLYYRDARFFERREANGKKVFWSRGNGWVLAGLARMMDNMPVDFENRKKYEQQFKEMAKKIATIQQPDGSWHASLYDPLTFSLKESSGTAFFCYGLAWGINMGLLPKKKYLPVVEKAWEALLSAVHLDGKLGYVQPIGDKPVKAGYESTDVYGVGAFLLAGSELYKLYR; encoded by the coding sequence ATGGTTAAAAAAGTATCGGGAGTGATGATCGCTTGCCTTTTATGTGTGGCTGCCGCGGCCAAGGTGAACATACCGGCCAACAGTGATTCCGTATTAAAGATGATGAGTAAGGTAGCCAATTGGCAAATGAAAGAATGGGAAGAGGGCAGGATCATCAAACTTCCTAAAACAGAATGGGAAAATGCTGCGATGTATACAGGTTTTGTCGCCTTGAAACAAATCGACAATCGGCCGGCCTACGATCGGTTTTTGTACAATATTGGAGAAGAGTTGAAGTGGAACACTGGAAAAGTCAGGCTCTTTGCCGACGATTATGCCATTGCCCAGATGTATACAGCAATGTATATGGAACATCGGGCGCCTAAAATGATTGCCAAATGGATGGCGCTTGCCGATACCATTGTAAATAAACAATTTAACGAACCTTTAATGGTCGTGCCGGGAATTAACCACCGGGAATGGGCCTGGTGTGACGCCCTCTTCATGGGCCCTCCTGGAATGGCCATGCTCTCCAAAGCAACAGGAGACCCGAGATACCTTAAAAAAGCAGATACGCTGTGGTGGAAAACTTCGGGATATTTATACGACAGGAAAGAAAGCCTGTATTACCGCGATGCAAGATTTTTTGAACGAAGGGAGGCCAATGGTAAAAAAGTTTTTTGGTCGAGGGGCAATGGTTGGGTACTGGCAGGCCTGGCCAGGATGATGGACAATATGCCCGTTGATTTTGAAAACAGGAAAAAATATGAGCAGCAATTTAAAGAGATGGCAAAAAAAATAGCAACTATACAGCAGCCAGATGGCAGCTGGCATGCCTCTTTGTACGACCCCCTTACATTTAGTCTTAAAGAATCCAGTGGTACCGCATTTTTTTGTTATGGACTTGCATGGGGCATAAACATGGGTTTACTGCCTAAGAAGAAGTACCTTCCAGTGGTAGAAAAAGCATGGGAAGCTTTGCTTTCTGCTGTCCATCTTGATGGAAAGCTGGGCTATGTACAGCCCATAGGAGATAAACCGGTAAAAGCAGGCTATGAAAGCACTGATGTTTACGGTGTGGGTGCTTTTTTGCTTGCCGGATCTGAATTGTATAAACTATACAGATAA
- a CDS encoding polysaccharide lyase family 8 super-sandwich domain-containing protein: MARRLFIIILLIQLVLTGVASVFGQHKSSPQVWAKDIKTITERLAEDYLAEGVDYHKVETVVSSLKQDGSWPGIDYVTVSNDFPAGLHLKKLMLMANAYARQGSGFYRNKELRQKILLGYNYYLDKKPTSKNWWYNDIGAQQDYMAGLILMKGQIANADLIRYASYLKDLTDNPAHRGMNRIWVSAITIAKGCLENDYLLVGKGFQSVAATLVIANEQGIEGIKTDNSFHQHRPQLYSGGYGMGFAESTAKLMALSANTSFHATFSAEKKRIFSDLLLYGHQLFSYRGAVDFGTIGRNIARPNSISPISLVTLDQMMVIDSQRKSAFRDWKSHIQGAAFPKPFLGSRYFWKSDIMTYHGEDYYLSAKVISTRTNGTEMLNAENLKGYNLPLGATNIMKTGGEYKNIFPIWDWTRVPGTTAVMNQSATVLPWYLFGTNEFAGGISNGEAGVIAYEHSYNGVQAKKAYFLVDGSMLCLGAGINAIRTQQVVTSVNQCYQDGEVVTGGKGNVEGTRFTDSLSTSKGVELHWVYHAGVGYIFPAGGNLTLKNAVQTGSWKSINQSGSEELISKPVFSLWLNHGTAPSEDSYCYIVRPEHSLESFKSHVHANGFIILKNDKNIQAVKYGHSYFVVFYKPGAVDLGKNLQVSSDSKAVFMMEEKEDGYQLSLADPTHQQKEANLSFSLLKDAATPSQENGTTRLNFIFPQGDDQGSAVNRFYKK, from the coding sequence ATGGCAAGGAGACTTTTTATAATTATCTTACTTATACAATTGGTGCTTACAGGTGTTGCATCGGTTTTTGGTCAGCATAAAAGCAGCCCTCAGGTATGGGCAAAAGATATTAAAACCATCACAGAACGCCTTGCTGAAGATTATCTGGCTGAAGGGGTTGATTACCATAAAGTTGAAACGGTAGTTTCATCTTTAAAACAGGATGGCAGCTGGCCTGGTATTGATTATGTTACCGTTTCAAATGATTTCCCTGCCGGGCTTCACCTTAAAAAGCTGATGCTCATGGCCAATGCGTATGCCAGGCAAGGCAGTGGTTTTTATCGCAACAAAGAACTAAGACAAAAAATCCTGCTCGGGTATAATTACTATCTGGATAAAAAGCCAACATCAAAAAACTGGTGGTACAATGATATAGGTGCCCAGCAGGATTATATGGCAGGCTTGATCTTGATGAAGGGCCAGATTGCAAATGCAGACCTTATCCGTTATGCTTCTTATCTAAAGGACCTTACAGACAATCCTGCCCACAGGGGTATGAACAGGATATGGGTGTCGGCCATTACCATTGCCAAAGGATGCCTGGAAAACGACTATTTATTAGTCGGCAAAGGCTTCCAAAGTGTAGCTGCTACCCTGGTAATCGCAAACGAACAAGGCATAGAGGGCATAAAAACCGACAATAGTTTTCACCAGCACCGGCCACAATTGTATTCAGGTGGATATGGGATGGGCTTTGCAGAAAGTACAGCAAAGTTAATGGCCCTTTCTGCAAATACCTCTTTTCATGCTACCTTCTCTGCCGAGAAAAAAAGAATATTTTCAGACCTGCTCTTGTACGGACACCAGCTTTTCAGTTATCGTGGGGCGGTCGACTTTGGAACTATTGGCAGAAATATCGCCCGTCCAAATTCAATAAGTCCCATCAGTCTGGTAACATTAGATCAGATGATGGTCATCGACAGCCAGCGGAAGTCGGCATTCCGGGATTGGAAATCCCATATACAAGGAGCGGCTTTCCCCAAACCTTTTCTGGGGAGCAGGTATTTCTGGAAGTCAGACATCATGACCTACCATGGAGAAGACTACTATCTGTCGGCAAAAGTAATCTCTACCCGTACCAACGGAACGGAAATGTTAAACGCTGAGAACCTGAAAGGATATAACCTTCCATTGGGGGCAACCAATATCATGAAGACAGGAGGAGAATATAAAAATATCTTTCCCATATGGGACTGGACACGTGTTCCCGGCACTACTGCAGTGATGAACCAATCGGCTACAGTACTGCCCTGGTATTTATTTGGAACAAATGAATTTGCAGGAGGGATCAGCAATGGCGAAGCAGGCGTAATTGCTTATGAGCACAGCTATAATGGCGTACAGGCAAAAAAGGCTTATTTTCTTGTGGATGGCTCTATGCTTTGCCTGGGTGCAGGTATCAATGCAATCAGAACACAGCAGGTGGTCACCTCAGTTAATCAATGTTATCAGGATGGCGAGGTGGTTACTGGTGGAAAAGGCAATGTAGAAGGAACCCGCTTTACAGATAGCCTGAGCACCTCTAAAGGCGTGGAACTTCATTGGGTTTACCATGCCGGTGTGGGCTATATCTTTCCTGCCGGAGGAAACCTTACCCTGAAGAACGCTGTGCAGACTGGCTCCTGGAAATCCATCAATCAAAGTGGAAGTGAGGAGCTCATCAGCAAACCGGTTTTTAGTCTGTGGCTTAACCATGGCACAGCTCCATCCGAAGACAGTTACTGTTATATCGTGCGCCCGGAGCATTCTTTAGAAAGCTTTAAAAGTCATGTTCATGCAAATGGCTTTATAATCCTTAAAAATGACAAGAATATACAGGCCGTAAAATATGGACATAGCTATTTTGTTGTATTTTACAAACCGGGAGCAGTTGATCTCGGAAAAAATCTGCAGGTTTCTTCAGATTCAAAAGCAGTATTCATGATGGAAGAGAAAGAGGATGGTTATCAGTTGTCGCTTGCAGATCCTACCCATCAGCAAAAAGAAGCGAACTTATCCTTCAGCTTATTAAAAGATGCAGCTACCCCCTCTCAGGAAAATGGTACAACAAGACTCAACTTTATATTTCCACAGGGTGACGATCAGGGTAGTGCCGTAAACAGATTTTATAAAAAATAA
- a CDS encoding RagB/SusD family nutrient uptake outer membrane protein, protein MKNIYVSIIGSIMLFSSCQKLLDEDVRNQISNLYYTTPSGVEDGVKASYSYLRNWYGKQGSAWLTMYGDEYTNGAADATMNGYTSGLNSSYLVVRDGWNQTYTAINTCNAVLAAAEKVNMTEQLKNTRIGELKFLRAHYFFLLVQTYGAIPLPLTPTTSASSVATRTPIAEVYKAIVDDLIFAVANLPETTPDYGRATSLAAKHALAKVYLTRAGTAVKEATDYAKAATLAKEVIASGKYSLLPDFAAIFAQGPGGRNNEVIFACQYDVNQLTGGTAGNLGNQTHLFFTTDYTSQPGMVRDVANGRPYNHFRPTNFMLGLYNKQYDSRFSKSFKTVWYCNKPGSYTISGKTVAMALGDTAVVMTDYEPTQAQRNAAKYTIISPSQQHNTLFPQSSKHIDGLRADVNNINGVKDVLIFRLGETYLIAAEALLMDGKAGDAVFYVNELRKRAAIVSSDPAVTTANRQAMEVSASDLNIDFILNERARELNGEYMRWFDLVRTGKLLERVKLYNTLAAPNIKSYHVLRPVPQTQIDRVIGGASAFPQNPGYDN, encoded by the coding sequence ATGAAAAATATATATGTATCCATAATTGGCAGTATAATGCTCTTTTCCTCCTGCCAGAAATTATTAGATGAAGATGTTAGAAATCAAATCTCCAATCTTTATTATACCACACCCAGCGGCGTGGAAGACGGGGTAAAGGCCAGCTACAGCTATCTGCGAAACTGGTATGGCAAGCAAGGGTCAGCCTGGTTAACGATGTATGGGGATGAATATACCAATGGAGCTGCCGATGCCACAATGAATGGTTATACTTCTGGTCTGAACTCATCTTATTTAGTGGTCAGAGATGGCTGGAACCAAACCTATACGGCCATCAATACCTGTAATGCAGTTTTGGCTGCGGCAGAAAAAGTGAATATGACTGAGCAATTAAAAAACACCAGAATCGGTGAACTCAAATTTTTGCGGGCTCATTATTTCTTTCTCCTCGTTCAAACCTATGGGGCGATTCCACTGCCTTTAACACCAACTACAAGTGCTTCGAGTGTGGCCACCAGGACACCGATTGCTGAAGTTTACAAAGCAATTGTTGATGACCTGATTTTTGCTGTGGCCAATTTACCAGAAACTACCCCTGACTATGGCCGGGCAACTTCACTTGCTGCCAAGCATGCTTTAGCTAAAGTGTATTTAACCCGGGCCGGTACAGCAGTTAAAGAAGCTACAGATTATGCCAAAGCGGCAACTCTGGCAAAAGAGGTAATTGCATCTGGCAAATATTCTTTATTACCCGATTTTGCAGCAATATTTGCACAAGGGCCCGGAGGAAGGAACAACGAGGTTATATTCGCCTGTCAATATGATGTGAACCAGCTCACCGGTGGTACAGCTGGAAATCTTGGAAATCAGACACATCTCTTTTTTACCACAGATTATACTTCCCAGCCGGGCATGGTACGCGATGTAGCTAACGGGCGGCCCTACAATCATTTCAGGCCAACCAATTTTATGTTGGGACTGTACAACAAACAATATGACTCCCGTTTTAGCAAGTCGTTTAAAACGGTATGGTATTGTAACAAGCCAGGAAGTTATACCATCAGTGGTAAAACTGTAGCTATGGCATTGGGTGATACTGCTGTGGTGATGACAGATTACGAACCTACCCAGGCACAAAGGAATGCCGCAAAATATACGATCATCTCACCCAGTCAGCAACACAATACCCTGTTTCCCCAATCTTCAAAACACATAGACGGATTAAGGGCCGATGTTAACAATATAAATGGTGTAAAAGATGTGCTTATATTTAGATTAGGTGAAACTTATCTTATTGCTGCTGAAGCATTACTGATGGACGGCAAGGCTGGAGATGCGGTGTTCTATGTGAATGAACTGAGAAAAAGAGCTGCCATTGTTTCTTCCGATCCTGCTGTAACAACCGCTAACAGGCAGGCCATGGAGGTAAGTGCTTCGGACCTTAACATAGATTTCATTTTGAATGAAAGGGCCAGGGAGCTTAACGGGGAGTATATGAGGTGGTTTGATCTGGTAAGAACAGGCAAATTATTGGAACGCGTGAAACTATACAATACACTTGCTGCACCTAATATTAAATCCTATCATGTGTTGAGGCCTGTTCCACAAACCCAGATAGACAGGGTTATTGGTGGGGCAAGTGCTTTTCCTCAAAACCCAGGATACGACAATTAG
- a CDS encoding SusC/RagA family TonB-linked outer membrane protein translates to MLCYTMGYAQNTSVSGRIIDEKGMPLVGVSITIKGVKGGTLSNSEGDFSINVPDENTIIVFSFIGMKTQEIAVKGRHVINVTLEEDDSSLDGIVVVGYGTQSRRDITGSISSIKEKTLREVPVTNAAQLVEGRVPGAYVTTGANKPGTTPNITIRGNRSFSAGNAPLFVVDGMPLNDGISDINPSDIVSMEVLKDASATAIYGSRGANGVILVTTARGKAGETSVRYNAYYGITDVVRKADVFEGEGFVKYMRDAAAAIGRTDETLIFKDPIERESIALGRYTNWQDLLIKKGHTQNHELGMLGGTENTKYNLSLGYFNDEGYFVGQNYSRYTARVNLDQNLGKRIKTGLSILTSYAVNNGAGYNPYLNSLISSPLGVPYDSDGKFIPYPINDPTMFNPLASKEKDKFINIEKDTRILASLFAEAELLPGLKYRINFGPDIRTARVGNFNSTNIPVGILPTASTSENYWFSYTLDNQLTYDKVFNKKHKLNLTALYSIQERRNESTNISVSDLPVETVTYFNLGSAGIIGGVGSGYSRWNILSYMGRINYGFDNRFLVTLTGRADGSSRFAPGNKWSFFPSAAVAYNISEESFLKNVSYLSNLKLRLSYGLTGNQGINSYQTLALLGKTAYEFDGKAAFGYAPNGIANKDLKWETSATANIGIDFGFLNQRISGTIEVYQTKTTDLLLPFALPGSTGFQSVTTNIGSTQNRGLDFSLSTQNIMSDSGFQWSTDITAGYNKGKILELSLGKVDDVGSARFIGKQLNVYYDYEKIGIWQKGEETLAAQQGSKVGQIRVKDQNGDGKITPDDRVILGSPDPTFTFGFNNNFSFKGFDLSVFVVGVQNKTVTSPLYTVPNNTIAFGGRYNQLAVDYWTPTNPTNAYPQPIADQNVNSLLFGSSLKYFDGSFVRIRNINFGYLVPERVASKIRAKSLRFYFNITNPFVFSSYVRNYAGIDPEILDNPATVNYQLGLNVKF, encoded by the coding sequence ATGCTTTGCTACACTATGGGCTATGCTCAAAACACCTCTGTTTCCGGGAGAATTATTGATGAAAAAGGGATGCCTTTGGTTGGTGTAAGCATAACTATAAAAGGCGTTAAGGGAGGTACATTAAGCAACAGTGAAGGAGACTTTTCCATAAATGTTCCTGATGAAAATACCATTATTGTTTTTTCTTTTATTGGAATGAAAACCCAGGAAATAGCTGTAAAGGGGCGTCATGTAATTAATGTTACGCTCGAGGAAGACGACAGCAGTCTGGACGGGATAGTGGTGGTCGGATATGGTACCCAGAGCAGAAGGGATATTACAGGATCCATCTCCTCTATTAAGGAAAAAACATTGAGAGAAGTTCCAGTAACCAATGCTGCGCAATTGGTAGAGGGCAGGGTTCCGGGGGCCTATGTAACCACGGGTGCCAACAAGCCAGGTACCACTCCAAACATTACCATTCGCGGTAACAGATCTTTCAGTGCTGGTAATGCTCCCTTGTTCGTGGTAGATGGTATGCCTTTAAATGATGGTATCAGCGACATCAACCCGAGCGATATTGTGTCGATGGAGGTGCTAAAAGATGCATCTGCAACAGCTATCTATGGTTCAAGAGGGGCCAATGGGGTAATTCTGGTAACCACTGCCAGAGGCAAGGCGGGAGAAACCAGTGTGAGGTACAATGCCTATTATGGCATTACAGACGTGGTGCGAAAGGCAGATGTATTTGAAGGAGAGGGTTTTGTAAAGTACATGAGAGATGCCGCAGCAGCTATCGGGAGAACAGATGAGACATTAATATTTAAAGATCCGATAGAACGGGAATCCATAGCCTTAGGGCGCTATACCAATTGGCAGGATTTACTGATTAAAAAAGGCCATACCCAAAACCACGAACTAGGGATGCTTGGGGGAACAGAAAATACAAAATACAACCTGTCACTGGGTTATTTTAATGATGAGGGTTATTTTGTTGGTCAGAATTATAGCCGCTATACCGCACGGGTTAATCTGGACCAAAACCTGGGTAAGCGCATAAAAACAGGCTTGTCGATTTTGACTTCATATGCTGTAAATAATGGAGCGGGTTATAACCCATATCTTAACTCTTTGATCAGTTCACCTTTGGGCGTGCCCTATGATAGTGACGGTAAATTTATACCCTATCCCATTAACGATCCCACAATGTTTAATCCACTGGCCTCTAAAGAGAAGGATAAGTTTATCAATATAGAAAAAGACACCAGGATTCTGGCCAGCCTGTTTGCTGAGGCAGAGTTATTACCAGGGCTTAAATACAGGATTAATTTTGGCCCGGATATCCGTACAGCAAGAGTGGGCAATTTTAACTCCACAAACATCCCCGTGGGGATATTACCAACGGCCAGTACCTCTGAAAATTATTGGTTCTCCTATACCCTGGACAACCAATTGACCTATGATAAAGTATTTAACAAAAAACATAAGCTTAATTTAACGGCTTTATACAGCATTCAGGAACGAAGAAATGAAAGTACCAATATCAGTGTAAGCGATTTGCCGGTGGAGACTGTAACCTATTTTAATCTGGGTTCTGCAGGTATTATTGGAGGCGTAGGCAGTGGTTACTCCAGATGGAATATCCTGTCTTATATGGGAAGGATCAACTATGGCTTTGACAATCGCTTTCTGGTAACGCTCACGGGAAGGGCTGATGGATCTTCAAGATTTGCACCAGGCAACAAATGGAGCTTTTTCCCATCGGCAGCAGTTGCCTATAACATTTCAGAGGAAAGTTTTTTGAAGAATGTCTCGTACCTGAGTAACCTTAAGCTGAGACTGAGCTATGGGCTGACCGGAAACCAGGGGATCAACTCTTATCAAACTTTAGCACTTTTAGGTAAAACAGCTTACGAATTTGATGGGAAAGCAGCTTTTGGTTATGCGCCCAATGGCATAGCCAACAAAGACCTTAAATGGGAAACCTCTGCTACGGCCAATATAGGTATAGATTTCGGATTTCTAAATCAACGAATTAGCGGAACTATAGAGGTATACCAGACCAAAACCACTGACTTATTGCTTCCTTTTGCACTGCCAGGATCTACAGGTTTTCAATCTGTAACCACAAATATAGGATCAACACAGAACAGGGGACTTGATTTTTCTTTGTCTACCCAAAACATCATGTCTGACAGCGGGTTTCAATGGAGCACAGACATTACAGCAGGTTACAATAAAGGAAAGATCCTTGAACTGTCTTTAGGTAAAGTAGATGATGTCGGCAGTGCGCGCTTCATAGGAAAACAGCTGAATGTGTATTATGACTACGAAAAGATAGGCATCTGGCAGAAGGGGGAAGAGACACTAGCTGCTCAGCAAGGATCCAAAGTAGGACAAATCAGGGTAAAAGATCAAAATGGAGATGGGAAAATCACACCTGATGACAGGGTAATCCTTGGTTCCCCTGATCCGACGTTTACATTTGGTTTTAACAATAACTTTTCATTTAAAGGATTTGATCTGTCAGTATTTGTAGTTGGGGTTCAGAACAAGACAGTAACCAGTCCCCTTTATACCGTTCCTAACAATACCATTGCTTTTGGAGGCAGGTATAACCAGCTTGCAGTTGACTATTGGACGCCTACAAACCCAACTAATGCTTATCCGCAGCCCATTGCCGATCAAAATGTGAATTCGCTCCTCTTTGGAAGCTCCTTAAAGTATTTTGATGGTTCGTTTGTACGAATTAGGAATATCAATTTTGGCTATCTTGTGCCAGAGCGTGTCGCTTCAAAAATCCGGGCAAAATCGTTAAGATTTTATTTTAACATCACCAACCCTTTTGTTTTCTCTTCTTATGTAAGAAATTATGCAGGTATAGATCCTGAGATATTGGACAATCCGGCAACAGTGAATTATCAACTGGGATTAAATGTTAAATTCTAA